One window from the genome of Treponema sp. OMZ 838 encodes:
- a CDS encoding VOC family protein yields MKIEHIAMYVNDLEKAKDFFVDYFGGHPNTGYHNKTTDFRSYFITFDEGARLEIMKKPHVADCEKTLARTGYIHIAFSVGSKDAVDALTERLKNAGYEVVSGPRTTGDGYYESCIVAFEDNQIEITV; encoded by the coding sequence ATGAAAATTGAACATATTGCCATGTATGTCAATGATTTGGAAAAAGCAAAAGACTTTTTTGTTGACTATTTTGGCGGACATCCCAATACCGGATACCATAATAAAACGACCGATTTCCGCTCATATTTTATCACCTTTGATGAAGGTGCACGGCTGGAAATTATGAAAAAGCCGCATGTAGCTGATTGTGAGAAAACACTTGCGCGTACAGGCTATATCCATATTGCATTTTCCGTCGGAAGCAAAGATGCGGTTGATGCCTTAACTGAAAGGCTTAAAAACGCCGGATACGAAGTTGTAAGCGGGCCGCGGACAACCGGAGACGGATATTATGAAAGTTGTATTGTCGCATTTGAAGATAATCAAATTGAAATAACGGTGTAA